A section of the Microbacterium forte genome encodes:
- a CDS encoding TerC/Alx family metal homeostasis membrane protein, whose product MEIPVWFEITSMIVLSIILIGDLLLIRLRPHIPSTKESTLWVVFYVALALLFAVLLGNVAGWRNAGDFITGWALEYSLSIDNLFVFVLIMAQFAVPRRLQQQVLMVGIIIALVLRGAFILVGVAVVEHFSPIFYVFGAFLIYTAIKQAMPEGEHEDDVKKENFIVRLLRRRIDISETYDGSKLRTTVDGKRMWTPMVIVFITIGVTDLIFAIDSIPAIFEITTNGFLVFAANIFALMGLRQLYFLLGDLLDRLRYLHYGIAVILGFIGIKLILHALHENELPFINGGEHVEWVPDIDNMVSLGVIVVSMTVATVASLIASSREKSAAKKAAIVE is encoded by the coding sequence TTGGAAATCCCCGTCTGGTTCGAGATCACCTCGATGATCGTCCTCTCGATCATTCTGATCGGCGACCTGCTTCTGATCCGCCTTCGCCCCCACATCCCCTCGACGAAGGAGTCGACCCTGTGGGTCGTGTTCTACGTCGCCCTCGCGCTTCTCTTCGCTGTGCTCCTCGGCAACGTGGCCGGTTGGCGCAACGCGGGCGACTTCATCACCGGCTGGGCGCTCGAATACAGCCTGTCCATCGACAATCTCTTCGTCTTCGTGCTGATCATGGCGCAGTTCGCCGTCCCGCGACGCCTGCAGCAGCAGGTGCTGATGGTCGGCATCATCATCGCGCTCGTCCTGCGCGGGGCGTTCATCCTCGTGGGAGTGGCGGTCGTCGAGCACTTCTCGCCGATCTTCTACGTCTTCGGCGCGTTCCTCATCTACACCGCGATCAAGCAGGCGATGCCCGAGGGCGAGCACGAAGACGACGTGAAGAAGGAGAACTTCATCGTGCGCCTGCTCCGGCGCCGGATCGACATCAGCGAGACCTACGACGGCTCCAAGCTCCGCACCACGGTCGACGGCAAGCGCATGTGGACGCCGATGGTCATCGTGTTCATCACGATCGGTGTCACCGACCTGATCTTCGCGATCGACTCGATTCCCGCGATCTTCGAGATCACCACCAACGGGTTCCTCGTCTTCGCCGCGAACATCTTCGCGCTCATGGGCCTGCGTCAGCTCTACTTCCTGCTCGGCGATCTGCTCGATCGCCTGCGGTACCTGCATTACGGCATCGCCGTGATCCTCGGTTTCATCGGCATCAAGCTCATCCTGCACGCGCTGCATGAGAACGAGCTGCCCTTCATCAACGGCGGCGAGCACGTCGAATGGGTGCCAGACATCGACAACATGGTGTCGCTGGGCGTCATCGTCGTGTCGATGACCGTCGCGACGGTCGCCAGCCTCATCGCGTCGTCGCGCGAGAAGTCGGCGGCGAAGAAGGCAGCGATCGTCGAGTGA
- a CDS encoding RNA polymerase sigma factor — translation MPVQTSDQKWAAQAAAGDESAFRELYRSYVRPVYWIAHGMLGSPADAEDVTQETFVTAWRKLPGFELQGESILPWLATICRFQAANRLRQRRRDQAHTTEAVDETLPSTISVEEQVITADLAERIAAEVGTLSDLDRAILRLCAAEGYAYQAAAEELGVSHAIVRNRLSRVRTRLRGAVKEASDA, via the coding sequence ATGCCAGTGCAGACGAGTGATCAGAAATGGGCGGCACAGGCCGCGGCAGGTGACGAGAGCGCCTTCCGCGAGCTGTACCGCTCGTATGTCCGCCCGGTCTACTGGATCGCGCATGGAATGCTCGGCTCCCCCGCCGATGCCGAGGATGTGACCCAGGAGACCTTCGTCACGGCTTGGCGCAAGCTTCCGGGGTTCGAGCTTCAGGGAGAATCGATCCTCCCGTGGCTCGCGACGATCTGCCGCTTCCAGGCCGCGAATCGCCTTCGTCAGCGCAGGCGCGACCAGGCCCACACGACGGAAGCGGTGGACGAGACCCTGCCTTCGACGATCAGCGTAGAGGAGCAGGTGATCACCGCAGACCTCGCGGAGCGGATCGCCGCCGAGGTCGGCACGCTGAGCGACCTCGACCGCGCGATCTTGCGACTCTGCGCCGCCGAAGGCTATGCCTACCAGGCCGCGGCCGAGGAGCTCGGCGTGAGCCATGCCATCGTCCGGAACCGTCTCTCACGAGTCCGCACCCGACTTCGCGGTGCCGTGAAGGAAGCGAGCGACGCATGA
- a CDS encoding DUF4349 domain-containing protein, with the protein MNDKTSTERLPELTDAAVARIETAVFDHIAAERPRRAPAAAGARHRRRRWMTGAGIAAAFVVGVLVTPPILTAVGGSATSSAEGGDMVVTEESRSGSADQGAPGAATDSAESAPAVGDVAVTDREIIATANATVEVKDIADAADTIGALAESRGGYVESTEIGKSVAVDGTSEPAPSDPGYGWISIRVPSADLAAVIDELATSGEVLSSSISKQDVTSTAIDLRARVDATRASVQRLTELMSQTGTVAELIEAEVALTDRQGQLESYEQQLASLEDQVAMSSLTVQLTRTTPPTTADPAGFSDGLLAGWNGLVVSVNALVIAVGFILPWIAVAGVVVLVIWLIRRARRTRMAAGEPPAES; encoded by the coding sequence ATGAACGACAAGACCAGCACCGAGCGACTGCCCGAGCTCACCGATGCCGCAGTGGCGCGCATCGAGACAGCCGTGTTCGACCACATCGCCGCCGAGCGGCCACGACGGGCGCCAGCCGCAGCAGGGGCTCGACACCGCCGGCGTCGGTGGATGACGGGTGCCGGGATCGCGGCGGCGTTCGTCGTCGGCGTCCTCGTCACTCCTCCGATCCTCACTGCGGTGGGCGGGTCGGCGACGAGCTCGGCCGAGGGCGGAGACATGGTCGTCACGGAGGAGTCACGCTCCGGCTCCGCCGACCAGGGCGCACCTGGGGCCGCGACGGACTCGGCCGAGTCTGCACCGGCGGTCGGAGATGTCGCAGTCACTGATCGCGAGATCATCGCGACCGCCAACGCGACAGTGGAGGTGAAGGACATCGCGGACGCCGCCGACACGATCGGCGCCCTGGCCGAGTCGCGCGGCGGGTATGTCGAGAGCACTGAGATCGGCAAGAGCGTCGCCGTCGACGGCACTTCGGAGCCGGCGCCTTCCGACCCCGGGTACGGCTGGATCAGCATCCGCGTACCCTCCGCCGACCTCGCCGCCGTCATCGATGAGCTCGCCACCTCGGGCGAAGTGCTCTCCTCATCGATCTCGAAGCAGGATGTCACCTCGACGGCGATCGATCTGCGTGCGCGCGTGGATGCCACCAGGGCATCGGTGCAGCGGCTCACCGAGCTGATGTCGCAGACCGGCACGGTCGCTGAGCTCATCGAGGCAGAGGTCGCGCTCACCGATCGCCAGGGGCAGCTCGAGTCGTACGAGCAGCAGCTCGCATCGCTCGAGGACCAGGTCGCGATGTCGAGTCTCACTGTTCAGCTGACCCGTACGACGCCGCCGACGACCGCCGACCCGGCCGGGTTCTCGGACGGGCTCCTCGCCGGCTGGAACGGCCTCGTCGTCTCAGTGAACGCGCTGGTGATCGCCGTCGGATTCATCCTGCCGTGGATCGCGGTGGCCGGAGTGGTGGTGCTGGTGATCTGGCTCATCCGGCGCGCACGGCGCACTCGTATGGCAGCCGGCGAGCCGCCTGCCGAGAGTTGA
- a CDS encoding ArsR/SmtB family transcription factor: MEDISVITAVHHPLRRRIYDYLLLYGTSQVTTLARSLGSQVGSISHHLRMLERAGLVERDEDPSGDRRTSWWKPARRGLTWSAEDFADSPADALLAREAQRQGIRMQIERLQRWQRRHDDPAYAAYDASNTETTAWASPDELRDLSARLLRTMEEWRASVDLEDGQERTPIFFFAHAFPTTP; encoded by the coding sequence ATGGAAGACATCTCGGTGATCACGGCGGTGCACCATCCGCTGCGCCGCCGCATCTACGACTATCTGCTTCTCTACGGCACCTCGCAGGTCACCACGCTCGCGCGCTCGCTCGGGAGCCAGGTCGGGAGCATCAGCCACCACCTGAGGATGCTCGAACGAGCCGGGCTCGTCGAACGCGACGAAGACCCCTCCGGCGACCGTCGCACCAGCTGGTGGAAGCCCGCTCGACGTGGGCTCACCTGGTCGGCGGAGGACTTCGCCGACTCCCCCGCCGACGCTCTGCTCGCACGGGAGGCGCAGCGCCAGGGCATCCGGATGCAGATCGAGCGTCTTCAGCGATGGCAGCGCCGCCATGATGACCCTGCCTATGCCGCGTACGACGCCTCGAACACCGAGACGACCGCCTGGGCTTCTCCGGACGAACTCCGTGATCTGAGTGCGCGCCTTCTGCGCACGATGGAGGAATGGCGGGCGTCCGTCGACCTCGAGGACGGACAGGAGCGCACGCCGATCTTCTTCTTCGCCCACGCGTTCCCGACGACGCCATGA